A region from the Vibrio sp. SS-MA-C1-2 genome encodes:
- a CDS encoding nucleoside hydrolase — translation MAILFAEASPEIELLGITTVFGNATIQNGTRNALYLKKKFNMKADIAQGASKPLVRDEVGPTVIVHGEQGFGYYQISSDFNPTPPPISAVDYMIKQVKKYPHEITLVAVGPLTNLAHLLQKEPDIVSLVKQVVIMGGAFGHNGHFGNVAPFAEANIYDDPDAADLVFCADWPVVILGLDVTQQSFFSGEYLDQLKEDAGEVGEFIWDVSRYYLEFYSKSIQLDGCHVHDPSAIAYVINPDLFTLQQGPVRVIKEGVAMGMTIQKITSQRHPNDDWSDKPAQNIGISVNDQALLRLYRESLIGYNS, via the coding sequence ATGGCGATACTATTTGCCGAAGCGAGTCCTGAAATCGAACTCCTTGGTATTACAACAGTTTTTGGTAATGCTACAATACAGAATGGCACTCGTAACGCACTTTATCTTAAGAAAAAATTTAATATGAAGGCCGATATAGCTCAAGGAGCATCAAAACCTTTAGTTAGAGATGAAGTTGGCCCAACGGTGATAGTACATGGCGAACAAGGCTTTGGTTATTATCAAATATCTTCAGATTTCAACCCAACACCACCCCCTATCTCTGCTGTCGATTATATGATTAAACAAGTGAAAAAATACCCCCATGAAATTACATTAGTCGCTGTTGGCCCATTAACAAACCTTGCTCACCTACTACAAAAAGAACCTGATATCGTTAGCTTGGTAAAACAAGTTGTCATTATGGGAGGCGCATTTGGTCACAATGGCCATTTTGGTAATGTCGCGCCCTTTGCAGAAGCCAATATTTATGATGATCCCGATGCTGCTGACTTGGTTTTTTGTGCTGATTGGCCGGTGGTTATTCTCGGTCTTGATGTCACCCAGCAAAGTTTCTTTTCTGGAGAATATCTTGATCAATTAAAAGAAGATGCAGGAGAAGTTGGTGAATTTATTTGGGATGTCAGTCGTTACTATTTAGAATTTTACTCGAAAAGCATTCAATTAGATGGTTGTCATGTTCATGATCCTTCCGCTATCGCTTATGTTATTAATCCAGATTTATTTACTCTCCAACAAGGGCCTGTCAGAGTCATCAAAGAAGGTGTCGCAATGGGTATGACCATTCAGAAAATAACAAGTCAAAGACACCCTAATGACGATTGGAGCGATAAACCTGCTCAAAATATCGGAATTTCAGTCAACGATCAAGCACTGTTACGTTTATATCGAGAAAGCTTGATTGGCTATAACAGCTAA
- a CDS encoding Y-family DNA polymerase, whose amino-acid sequence MFALVDANAFYASAEAVFRPDIRHKGIVVLSNNDGVVVAANRKAQEVVPKFTPFFKVRHLCQQHNIEVFSSNYPLYADLSAKMMEVIGQFAPEQYIYSIDETFLSFNDCQQTDNEYLQLGSEIRLNVWKKCRLPVCVGMAKTLTLAKLANRLAKKQRQQQGVCLFNSAEVIEQALAITPIDDVWGIGRRLTQRLNVLGIKTALDLTRYPFDRIKAEFNRTLCETVRELKGEACIHWHAVEEENRQIFSTRTLGQPVFCLDDLQQALIKHSQIAANKLRKKKQCAEALVIFAGDIAFDRPNVRLQALYQFAQPTADSLIISQAVSKLVPQLFRPEVKYQKVGVGLIGLVKEQHVQSDLFIPDDNRSLMTALDGLNQKYGQNTLFIAGQGIEQKWAMRQQYLSPHFTTNWKDIPIIYS is encoded by the coding sequence ATGTTTGCGCTTGTTGATGCCAATGCCTTTTATGCCAGTGCAGAAGCGGTGTTTCGACCGGACATTCGCCATAAAGGTATTGTTGTGTTGTCGAATAATGATGGTGTAGTGGTGGCTGCGAACCGTAAAGCCCAAGAAGTGGTACCTAAATTTACGCCTTTTTTTAAAGTGAGGCATCTTTGCCAACAACATAATATTGAAGTTTTCTCCTCTAATTATCCTCTTTATGCTGATCTTTCTGCCAAGATGATGGAAGTTATCGGCCAGTTTGCGCCAGAACAATATATCTATTCGATTGACGAAACCTTTCTTTCTTTTAATGATTGCCAACAAACGGATAATGAATATTTGCAACTTGGCAGTGAAATTCGATTAAATGTCTGGAAAAAGTGTCGATTACCGGTTTGTGTCGGTATGGCAAAAACGTTGACGTTAGCAAAATTAGCAAATCGATTAGCAAAAAAACAGCGACAACAGCAAGGTGTCTGTTTATTCAATTCAGCTGAGGTGATTGAACAGGCGCTCGCGATAACGCCAATTGATGATGTTTGGGGGATCGGTCGTCGATTGACTCAGCGCTTAAACGTATTGGGGATCAAAACCGCATTAGATTTAACTCGTTATCCATTTGATAGAATTAAGGCGGAATTTAATCGCACTCTCTGTGAGACGGTGAGAGAACTCAAAGGTGAAGCTTGTATTCATTGGCACGCTGTTGAAGAAGAAAATCGACAAATTTTTTCCACACGAACCTTAGGTCAACCGGTTTTCTGTTTAGATGATCTACAACAAGCGTTAATTAAACATAGTCAGATTGCCGCGAATAAATTAAGAAAGAAAAAACAGTGTGCTGAAGCATTGGTTATTTTTGCTGGAGATATCGCGTTCGATCGCCCTAATGTTAGGTTACAGGCTCTATATCAATTTGCACAACCTACAGCCGATAGTTTAATTATTTCTCAAGCGGTATCGAAGCTTGTACCTCAACTCTTTCGTCCCGAAGTTAAATATCAAAAAGTCGGCGTAGGGTTAATCGGTTTGGTAAAGGAACAGCATGTCCAGAGTGATCTTTTTATCCCTGATGATAATCGATCTTTGATGACCGCATTAGATGGACTGAATCAGAAGTATGGTCAAAATACCCTGTTTATCGCTGGACAAGGTATTGAGCAAAAATGGGCGATGAGGCAGCAGTACCTCTCACCTCACTTTACAACAAATTGGAAAGATATTCCGATTATTTATAGTTAA
- a CDS encoding alpha-glucoside-specific PTS transporter subunit IIBC, which yields MKDMIQRFGAAMFVPVLLFPAAGMLLGFSVMLLNKDLFPFAVEGSAWFNVSTILLQASLAVFKNMPLVFALGLPIALAKKASGRAVLATFVSYITFNYVIGGILQFWGPSFDINYVAGEMGLTEIGGILTLDTSLLGSILIASISVWVHNRYFDKSLPDWASVFGGTPLVVIISFPIMVFAAIVTCFVWPSIQHAITGLQTVIINSGTMGVWLFAFLERLLIPTGLHHFIYGPVFYGPVAVDGGTVAYWIQHIAEFAANPAPLTEQFPQGGLMLTGMGKVFGCTGIALALYSTAKKENKKMVAGLVIGAAITAILTGITEPIEFTFLFIAPILFVIHALLSATMAAIAFSMGLSGNFQTGLIDFIFQNWLPLGANHWQVYVMQVILGLVFVGIYFIVFRTLIIKLNILTPGRGNAKAKLYSKKDFKDAKTQGGIETAKAEAFIEGLGGKDNIELLTNCATRLRIKVIDPAKVAETEYFQAQGAVNVVRNGNSFQIIVGLTVPQVREHMSQMIKI from the coding sequence ATGAAAGATATGATTCAGCGTTTTGGTGCAGCAATGTTTGTACCTGTATTACTTTTTCCTGCAGCAGGGATGTTGCTTGGCTTTAGTGTCATGCTTCTTAATAAAGATCTGTTCCCTTTCGCGGTTGAGGGAAGTGCTTGGTTTAATGTTTCAACCATCCTACTTCAAGCATCTTTAGCTGTATTTAAAAATATGCCATTAGTGTTTGCATTAGGTCTACCTATTGCATTAGCTAAAAAAGCATCTGGTCGAGCGGTTCTTGCCACTTTTGTCTCTTACATTACTTTTAACTACGTAATTGGTGGTATTTTACAGTTTTGGGGACCAAGTTTTGACATCAACTATGTTGCTGGCGAAATGGGTTTAACTGAAATTGGCGGTATTCTAACATTAGACACTTCACTACTTGGTTCAATTCTAATTGCATCGATCTCAGTATGGGTACATAACCGTTACTTTGATAAGTCACTTCCAGACTGGGCAAGTGTCTTTGGTGGTACACCATTAGTGGTGATAATCAGTTTCCCAATCATGGTTTTTGCCGCGATTGTCACTTGCTTTGTATGGCCATCAATCCAACACGCTATTACTGGTTTACAAACCGTCATTATCAACTCAGGCACGATGGGTGTTTGGTTATTCGCATTCCTTGAGCGTTTACTGATCCCAACCGGTCTTCACCACTTCATCTACGGCCCTGTATTCTATGGTCCTGTTGCTGTTGATGGTGGAACTGTTGCCTATTGGATTCAACACATCGCTGAGTTTGCTGCAAACCCTGCACCACTAACAGAACAGTTCCCACAAGGTGGCTTAATGTTAACAGGTATGGGTAAAGTCTTTGGTTGTACTGGTATTGCATTAGCGCTTTACTCTACAGCTAAAAAAGAGAACAAAAAAATGGTGGCAGGCCTAGTTATCGGCGCAGCTATCACCGCAATTCTAACCGGTATTACAGAACCGATTGAATTTACGTTCTTATTTATTGCACCTATTCTATTTGTTATTCATGCACTACTTTCAGCAACCATGGCAGCCATTGCATTTTCAATGGGACTATCTGGGAACTTCCAAACAGGTCTAATCGACTTTATCTTCCAGAACTGGTTACCTTTAGGGGCTAACCACTGGCAGGTTTATGTTATGCAGGTGATTTTAGGATTAGTTTTTGTCGGAATCTACTTCATTGTCTTCCGTACATTAATTATCAAACTGAATATCTTAACCCCTGGACGCGGTAATGCTAAAGCGAAACTGTACAGCAAAAAAGACTTCAAAGACGCGAAAACTCAAGGTGGTATTGAAACCGCAAAAGCTGAAGCATTCATTGAAGGTTTAGGTGGTAAAGATAACATCGAACTACTAACTAACTGTGCAACTCGCTTACGTATCAAGGTGATTGACCCAGCAAAAGTTGCAGAGACTGAGTATTTCCAAGCTCAAGGTGCAGTGAATGTGGTGCGTAATGGTAATAGCTTCCAAATCATTGTTGGCTTAACGGTTCCTCAGGTGAGAGAACATATGTCACAAATGATTAAGATCTAA
- a CDS encoding DUF6279 family lipoprotein, whose product MKKISYRSRNIILGLFTLLFVTSCTTQFVYRHLDWFIGEYVEEYVDLNSQQSERLEKKVSSFQYWHKQKELPRYKKHLDQLANLDLHQLTILQIEHQQLELFAHIERSREKIAPILYSLFTTLTQEQQDQLIKNMTKRIYEYSEKVRDKSEKEHRENYVEKMEGYVDHWFGSVTAQQMQLLQLWSKKILLTKEDWIESRILFIEKLSVLFSEKENSIVYRQQFIDYISHPDALYSDVFLTKIKSNKALFSQMFVKIAHTTTPDQQRHFKNEMRDWKETVISIEED is encoded by the coding sequence ATGAAAAAAATCAGTTATCGATCTAGAAATATCATACTTGGACTATTTACATTATTATTTGTTACATCTTGCACAACCCAGTTTGTTTATCGCCATCTTGATTGGTTTATTGGTGAATATGTTGAAGAATATGTTGATCTCAATAGTCAACAATCTGAACGATTAGAAAAAAAAGTCTCCAGTTTCCAATACTGGCATAAACAAAAAGAGCTCCCACGTTACAAAAAACATTTAGATCAACTGGCTAATTTAGATTTACACCAACTCACCATACTTCAAATAGAACACCAGCAGCTCGAGCTATTTGCTCATATTGAACGTTCTAGAGAGAAGATTGCACCGATCCTTTACTCCCTTTTTACGACTCTAACTCAAGAGCAGCAGGATCAACTAATAAAAAATATGACTAAGCGTATTTACGAATACTCAGAAAAAGTTAGGGATAAATCAGAAAAGGAGCACCGTGAAAATTACGTTGAAAAGATGGAAGGTTATGTTGACCATTGGTTTGGTTCAGTTACCGCTCAACAAATGCAGTTATTGCAATTGTGGTCGAAAAAGATCTTATTAACCAAAGAAGATTGGATTGAATCTCGCATTCTATTTATTGAAAAGTTGTCCGTTTTATTTTCAGAAAAAGAGAACAGTATTGTCTATCGCCAGCAATTTATTGATTATATCTCCCACCCTGACGCCCTCTACTCTGATGTCTTCTTAACAAAAATAAAAAGCAATAAAGCCTTATTTAGCCAGATGTTTGTCAAAATTGCTCATACCACGACCCCAGATCAACAGCGTCATTTTAAAAATGAAATGCGAGATTGGAAAGAGACGGTGATTAGTATTGAGGAGGATTAA
- the umuD gene encoding translesion error-prone DNA polymerase V autoproteolytic subunit — translation MKFIPIPASAGISGFESPASEYKQLNLSLDDLLISHPSSTYIGRVSGESMIEVGIMDGSLLIVDRALNYQNGDVIVANYNGLFVVKQINIPERKLCSANGSYQDIIIAEGDTFSVEGVVIHTISSFRQ, via the coding sequence ATGAAATTTATTCCAATTCCAGCCAGTGCAGGGATTAGTGGCTTTGAGTCTCCTGCCTCAGAGTACAAACAACTCAATTTAAGCCTTGATGATCTACTTATTTCTCATCCGAGCTCTACCTATATTGGGCGTGTGAGTGGCGAGTCAATGATTGAGGTGGGCATTATGGACGGTTCATTATTAATCGTTGATCGTGCGTTGAATTATCAAAATGGCGACGTGATTGTCGCTAATTATAATGGCTTATTTGTGGTGAAACAGATCAATATTCCGGAGAGAAAACTCTGCTCAGCTAATGGCTCTTATCAAGACATTATTATTGCAGAAGGAGATACCTTTTCTGTTGAAGGTGTTGTTATTCATACGATTAGCTCTTTTAGGCAGTAA
- a CDS encoding ISL3 family transposase, with protein MNSSDIFMLGLGLQAPWKLIDQSLNTEHSPYELHLQVGAERGELYSCPECGAPCSAHDFKEKTWRHLNFFQHHCYITAKIPRVHCKTHGVRLIEVPWARPGSGFTLLFEEVALTLVREMPVNAAAKFMEVTDKRLWRVVEHYVEQALSRLDLSSLQAFGFDETASKRGHNYVTVFIDMARKTLPVVFATPGKGKKTVSEFKTFIEKHGAKSEQVLEVVCDMSPSFLSGIKGEFPKANVTVDWFHVVQLFTRAVDEVRKEERKHSDMPKALRWAVLKNAESPMTDKQAQALLDLEQYELETAKAWRVKEKLRWIREAKTTQAARWRLTNFIKFTLDEIGSSDALEPVRKALATLEKHSERILQRWTSTYTNARMEGLNSLFQAARSRARGYRNTATFITMIYMIASPAAEILKST; from the coding sequence TTGAATTCTTCTGATATTTTTATGCTCGGGTTGGGGCTTCAAGCACCCTGGAAACTTATCGACCAATCCCTTAATACAGAACATTCTCCTTATGAGCTTCATCTACAAGTGGGGGCTGAACGTGGAGAGCTTTACTCGTGCCCAGAATGTGGCGCTCCTTGCTCTGCACATGACTTCAAAGAGAAAACATGGCGTCATCTTAACTTTTTTCAGCACCATTGCTATATCACAGCGAAGATACCTAGAGTTCACTGCAAAACTCACGGGGTAAGGCTCATCGAAGTGCCTTGGGCAAGACCTGGTAGTGGTTTTACTTTGCTGTTCGAAGAAGTGGCCTTAACACTCGTAAGAGAGATGCCAGTTAACGCTGCAGCTAAGTTTATGGAAGTGACGGATAAGCGGCTTTGGCGAGTGGTGGAACATTACGTGGAACAAGCTTTATCACGACTTGACCTCTCATCTCTTCAAGCCTTTGGATTTGATGAGACAGCTTCAAAGCGTGGACATAATTACGTCACTGTTTTCATCGACATGGCTCGCAAAACCCTACCTGTTGTATTTGCTACACCAGGAAAAGGAAAGAAAACAGTCTCTGAGTTTAAAACCTTTATTGAAAAGCATGGGGCGAAATCTGAGCAAGTCCTTGAAGTCGTGTGTGATATGTCTCCGTCCTTTTTAAGCGGTATCAAAGGTGAATTTCCGAAAGCGAATGTCACCGTTGACTGGTTCCATGTTGTGCAGTTATTTACCCGAGCAGTTGATGAAGTTCGGAAAGAGGAAAGAAAGCACAGCGACATGCCTAAGGCGCTTCGTTGGGCAGTTTTAAAGAACGCTGAAAGTCCAATGACAGATAAGCAAGCACAAGCTTTACTTGACCTAGAACAGTATGAACTTGAGACAGCGAAAGCTTGGCGAGTGAAAGAAAAGTTACGCTGGATAAGAGAAGCGAAAACGACTCAAGCCGCTCGCTGGCGCCTGACTAATTTCATCAAGTTTACACTTGACGAAATAGGAAGTTCAGATGCTTTAGAGCCCGTAAGAAAAGCGCTAGCCACCTTAGAAAAGCACTCGGAGAGAATACTTCAACGCTGGACGTCGACCTATACTAATGCGCGAATGGAAGGTCTGAACAGTTTATTTCAAGCCGCGAGGTCGAGGGCTCGAGGCTATAGAAATACAGCCACGTTCATCACCATGATCTACATGATAGCGAGCCCTGCCGCTGAAATATTGAAATCCACTTGA
- a CDS encoding Ig-like domain-containing protein, translated as MNPIRYGTVKKSMTPLLGQRQNSQQPTANSGGLLNIIKNQIHQFLLIFVLLFSSFPTTTEAKIKSYNGNKVIVSAEIDAKAGLTPVSSEIQIENDNMATEFGALAPRYGIGTAADNKHSDFSPLNDNDLTGNKLVVISSHGIQVKDQLTFVQRSKISDAIKKKDSQAFLFFVDDYSGASEMTSYKNTFLSSITDALPDGGKLTHSNIYNTSSTIDLNTSSPYQASFSKMFTYTDNFGGSVTRNASSLAVRNGYHLQGSLANNYQLYSGESSNDTAFVMLNSYDTFLPDSVAHQESGSGPCIFISSNPGIFAEGKYNANVGKLKHAIDDSLKPDGACYYRPPGFVTARADHFQGKFDTVEESQLTVLQGTTVSLTKLLANDHLQGGSHSDLKIVGFSENYKTVFSPTLNFNFEGNEGGTITITDGDSDDSTVQYTAPAVTGDRRVSVYYKVCNSNETFCGVASVTIDVLENDYETIIQNDHYDGRNNTIDPISFILPMVAKPGFGGGYFNRKEISTLLDNDQVYKEGALLSSDDGEYKINGISSILAPDAFETEYKDDINLSAAKIYVTLDSEKTAVVIGYEKPGTYVLYYKACVYLNDAQVEIPESGSCGIGQFTFIVSEKSVSDFIPYNVIANDDLYDDPASSPLPDIAYNSKYIALQGGYLSSNPNPNPNHLIINDSAVADDDSGATSLLKVTEIGDQLDNLQSISTVSYISTQQGGTVRFYMNGKVDYKPANDFIGEDIFYYKVCAVNDPSFCHTAKVKLNVKAPFDVIPQADHYDGSHNTAFPSDLIVDYGSINNLFANLHGNDSVVPSYSDGFTMLRITGVGTESTAFDDPDATINMALTANGGRVKVTDAGVEFTPANIEGVDSFFYKVCAAKDDGTISDKICGVAKVTVNVIIPVAVTAQDDHHSGSSNTVSPEQLTVEYGSIFKALTDLIINDSATPHSSSTDSYSLRIVGIGGSESTIVTGITATTAVSSAQSGEIQLNASFDIEYQPPAGYTGEDTFYYQVCAIKNNAALTNYCAIALVTVDVIKLEAQITGTVFNDNQLAHNGIQNDNETGLAGRIVTLRQGSKEIFSTTKGDGSFTFNLDPSWLDSDVTITVAVPNSWLAISESWQKEGTSTVATVGDAIDSQTKIEQADLSKGRHYFFGQVKEPTLTESQTKEGESGDKVYFSHQLTFFTHSAAIMSIEQINLDWETKIYQDQTCNQQLDDSDITISFPSFIDAEAGEKICLLIEVTIPGGFDRIDNDQYIYDLKAEHSFFDPGTGHDRKYADKNQDIVRLGPSAGRLTLKQWVKNITKGEDYTTVNAAEPGEILEYKIVFSNQSSKKVSDIDVYDYVPDFSQLESPVTCGDNAFLPCVVILPDPSGGKNQQGYLGKVQWRMTGDLMPGKSGFVTYRVQVDP; from the coding sequence ATGAACCCAATACGATACGGAACGGTTAAGAAATCAATGACTCCTCTTTTGGGTCAAAGACAAAACAGCCAACAGCCAACAGCCAACAGCGGTGGATTATTAAATATTATTAAAAACCAAATACATCAGTTTCTATTAATATTTGTGTTGCTATTTTCTAGCTTTCCTACCACAACAGAAGCAAAAATTAAAAGTTACAATGGAAATAAGGTGATCGTTTCAGCAGAGATAGATGCGAAGGCAGGATTAACACCGGTAAGCTCTGAAATCCAAATTGAAAATGATAATATGGCCACCGAATTTGGTGCCTTAGCCCCTCGTTATGGCATTGGGACTGCAGCAGATAATAAACATTCAGACTTTAGCCCACTTAATGATAATGATTTAACCGGAAATAAACTGGTGGTTATCTCATCTCATGGTATACAAGTGAAAGATCAACTCACTTTTGTACAACGATCAAAAATTAGTGATGCAATAAAAAAGAAAGACTCCCAAGCTTTTCTCTTTTTTGTGGATGATTATTCTGGTGCGTCGGAAATGACGAGTTATAAAAATACATTTTTGAGTAGTATCACTGATGCGCTGCCTGATGGTGGAAAACTGACACATTCAAATATTTATAACACATCAAGTACCATTGATTTAAATACCAGCTCCCCTTATCAAGCCTCATTTTCGAAAATGTTCACCTACACAGATAACTTTGGTGGTTCGGTCACGCGCAATGCTTCATCGTTAGCTGTCCGAAATGGTTATCATTTACAGGGTTCACTTGCAAATAATTATCAACTTTATAGCGGGGAAAGTAGCAATGATACCGCCTTTGTGATGTTGAATAGCTACGACACCTTTCTCCCTGATTCGGTCGCCCATCAAGAATCAGGCAGTGGTCCTTGTATTTTTATTTCATCCAACCCCGGCATCTTTGCCGAAGGGAAATACAACGCCAATGTTGGTAAGTTAAAGCATGCCATTGATGATAGTTTAAAACCTGATGGTGCTTGTTATTATCGACCACCCGGATTTGTTACCGCTCGGGCAGATCACTTTCAAGGCAAGTTTGATACGGTAGAAGAGAGTCAGCTTACTGTTCTTCAAGGAACAACTGTTTCTCTAACAAAATTATTAGCCAATGATCATCTACAAGGTGGCAGTCATTCAGATTTAAAAATTGTCGGTTTTTCTGAGAATTATAAAACGGTTTTTTCGCCAACATTAAACTTCAATTTTGAAGGCAATGAGGGCGGAACCATAACGATCACCGATGGTGATAGTGATGACAGCACAGTTCAATATACGGCACCGGCAGTCACCGGTGATCGGCGAGTTTCTGTTTACTATAAAGTATGTAATAGTAATGAAACATTTTGTGGTGTTGCTAGTGTTACGATCGATGTACTTGAAAATGATTATGAAACTATTATTCAAAATGACCATTATGATGGGCGTAATAATACGATAGACCCTATATCATTTATCCTTCCAATGGTAGCTAAACCTGGTTTTGGGGGAGGTTACTTTAATCGGAAAGAAATCAGTACATTATTAGATAATGATCAAGTTTATAAAGAGGGAGCATTACTATCCTCTGATGATGGGGAATATAAGATAAATGGAATTAGTAGTATATTAGCACCTGACGCCTTTGAAACGGAATATAAAGATGATATTAATTTGTCTGCAGCTAAAATCTACGTCACTTTGGACTCGGAGAAAACGGCTGTAGTTATAGGTTATGAGAAACCAGGCACTTATGTACTTTATTATAAAGCATGTGTTTATTTGAATGATGCACAAGTAGAAATACCTGAAAGTGGCTCTTGTGGTATCGGTCAATTTACCTTTATCGTTTCAGAGAAATCAGTAAGTGATTTTATCCCGTATAATGTCATCGCCAATGATGATTTATATGATGATCCTGCCAGCAGTCCATTGCCTGATATTGCGTATAACTCTAAATATATTGCGCTTCAAGGAGGGTATTTAAGTTCAAATCCAAATCCAAATCCAAATCATTTAATTATTAATGACAGTGCAGTCGCTGATGACGATAGTGGTGCGACCTCATTATTAAAAGTGACGGAAATCGGGGATCAACTTGATAACCTACAAAGTATTTCTACTGTATCATATATCTCAACTCAACAAGGAGGGACGGTAAGATTTTATATGAATGGAAAGGTTGATTATAAACCTGCAAACGACTTTATCGGTGAAGATATCTTTTACTATAAAGTGTGCGCTGTCAATGATCCTAGCTTTTGTCATACCGCCAAAGTCAAACTTAATGTCAAAGCCCCATTTGATGTGATACCGCAAGCTGATCATTATGACGGCAGTCATAACACTGCCTTTCCGTCCGATTTAATTGTCGATTATGGTTCAATAAATAATCTATTTGCCAATCTACACGGTAACGATAGTGTGGTTCCTAGTTATAGTGATGGTTTTACCATGTTACGTATTACCGGGGTGGGTACAGAATCGACCGCTTTTGATGATCCCGATGCCACCATTAATATGGCGTTGACAGCGAATGGGGGAAGGGTCAAAGTAACTGATGCGGGTGTTGAGTTTACCCCTGCCAATATCGAAGGCGTAGATAGCTTCTTTTACAAGGTATGTGCTGCTAAGGACGATGGTACTATCTCTGATAAAATTTGTGGCGTAGCTAAAGTCACTGTTAATGTGATTATCCCGGTTGCCGTAACCGCACAAGATGACCACCATTCAGGCAGTTCCAATACGGTTTCCCCAGAACAACTCACCGTTGAATATGGCTCTATTTTTAAAGCGCTCACTGACTTAATAATAAATGATTCAGCCACTCCTCACTCGAGTTCGACAGACAGTTACTCATTACGAATTGTTGGTATTGGTGGTTCAGAGTCCACTATTGTTACAGGAATAACAGCGACAACCGCAGTATCATCAGCGCAAAGTGGTGAGATTCAGCTTAACGCATCATTTGATATCGAATATCAACCACCAGCAGGTTATACCGGCGAGGATACTTTTTACTATCAAGTCTGTGCAATTAAAAATAATGCGGCGTTAACTAACTATTGTGCAATTGCTTTAGTGACCGTTGATGTCATCAAGTTAGAGGCACAGATTACAGGCACGGTATTTAATGATAATCAATTGGCTCATAACGGCATACAAAATGATAACGAAACTGGATTAGCGGGGCGTATTGTCACTTTAAGGCAAGGCAGTAAAGAGATATTTTCAACCACCAAAGGAGATGGCAGCTTTACGTTTAACTTGGATCCTAGTTGGTTAGACAGTGACGTTACCATCACGGTGGCAGTACCGAATAGTTGGCTGGCGATCAGTGAATCTTGGCAGAAAGAGGGAACATCAACGGTCGCGACAGTAGGGGATGCGATAGACAGTCAAACTAAGATTGAACAAGCCGATTTAAGTAAAGGGCGACACTACTTCTTTGGTCAAGTTAAAGAGCCGACTCTCACCGAGTCACAAACCAAAGAGGGAGAAAGTGGTGATAAGGTCTATTTCTCTCATCAATTGACGTTTTTTACTCATTCAGCTGCAATAATGAGTATTGAACAGATAAATCTTGATTGGGAAACCAAAATTTATCAGGATCAAACCTGTAACCAGCAATTGGATGATAGTGATATTACTATATCTTTCCCATCTTTTATTGATGCCGAAGCTGGAGAAAAGATCTGTTTACTTATTGAAGTCACTATCCCCGGAGGTTTTGACCGCATTGATAATGACCAATATATCTATGATCTAAAAGCTGAACATAGTTTCTTTGACCCTGGTACAGGTCATGATAGGAAATACGCCGATAAGAACCAAGATATTGTCCGTTTAGGGCCATCCGCAGGACGTTTAACCTTAAAGCAGTGGGTGAAAAATATCACCAAAGGAGAGGATTACACCACGGTAAATGCCGCTGAACCGGGAGAAATTTTAGAGTATAAGATCGTTTTTTCGAACCAAAGCAGTAAAAAAGTGAGTGATATTGACGTCTATGATTACGTGCCAGACTTTAGCCAATTAGAAAGCCCTGTCACGTGTGGGGATAATGCGTTTTTACCTTGTGTTGTTATATTACCCGATCCATCTGGAGGGAAAAATCAACAAGGGTATTTAGGAAAAGTTCAATGGCGTATGACTGGTGACTTAATGCCCGGAAAATCTGGTTTTGTGACATATCGGGTTCAGGTTGACCCATAA